A genome region from Psychrobacter jeotgali includes the following:
- the ccmI gene encoding c-type cytochrome biogenesis protein CcmI — protein MTIFSTFGLFVALSLFIALILAVIAIMPWLKSSKRNAQPVDDQLLDINVAVFRERLAELQIDKDQGTIDDAHYQNQKLELERQLLDVQRQVATMTPPDTKSRLMVMVWVPLLAGLAYILIGDRTPTFDFWAAEDKVGQVADDLLTGKIDQPPAWAIEDEGRELITQMQANVHHHAHDADRWMRLSELFLSLEANEAALEALSRAYRLSPDNEEIATTYAQISFFANQGQLDASSRRVLKEVLAKNPEHEGAQMLMAMGEARASNFDEAQSWIKRLRDSIAAKPGDHTQALASLDELSANVVIQQQQASQGIEVNVTVNPSLLPLVKADDILFIAIRDVNGGAPYAAKRLPITVIQQGQASISLSDLDAMMPERTIASARSEKVQLAVVARISHSGTAGAESGDLSGNPVVIAADQNQVNVEINQQVP, from the coding sequence ATGACCATATTTTCCACTTTTGGCTTATTTGTTGCCCTAAGCTTATTTATTGCTTTAATATTAGCGGTTATCGCTATTATGCCGTGGTTAAAGTCGTCAAAACGTAACGCTCAGCCCGTTGACGATCAATTATTAGATATCAACGTGGCGGTGTTTCGTGAGCGTCTAGCAGAGCTGCAAATCGATAAAGACCAGGGCACGATCGATGACGCTCATTATCAAAACCAAAAGCTTGAGCTGGAACGCCAATTACTAGATGTACAGCGCCAAGTAGCCACGATGACACCTCCGGATACCAAAAGCCGTTTGATGGTTATGGTTTGGGTGCCGCTGCTAGCGGGGCTGGCCTATATCTTGATCGGTGATCGCACGCCTACTTTTGATTTTTGGGCGGCAGAGGATAAAGTAGGCCAAGTTGCTGATGATCTGTTAACTGGAAAAATAGATCAGCCACCTGCCTGGGCTATTGAAGACGAAGGACGTGAGCTTATCACTCAAATGCAAGCTAACGTTCATCATCATGCTCATGATGCGGATCGTTGGATGCGTTTATCTGAGCTGTTTTTATCCTTAGAAGCGAATGAAGCCGCTCTAGAGGCTTTATCGCGCGCCTACCGTCTATCACCCGATAATGAAGAGATTGCCACTACTTATGCGCAGATTAGCTTTTTTGCTAATCAAGGTCAGCTAGATGCTAGTAGTCGCCGTGTACTAAAAGAAGTACTGGCAAAAAATCCAGAGCATGAAGGCGCACAGATGCTGATGGCAATGGGTGAAGCACGAGCCAGTAACTTCGATGAAGCTCAGAGCTGGATCAAAAGATTACGTGATAGTATCGCTGCAAAACCAGGCGATCATACTCAGGCTTTAGCCAGTCTAGATGAATTGAGCGCTAATGTGGTTATTCAACAGCAGCAAGCCTCGCAAGGTATTGAAGTAAATGTAACGGTCAATCCAAGTCTGCTACCGTTAGTAAAGGCTGATGATATCCTATTTATAGCGATTCGTGATGTCAATGGCGGCGCACCTTATGCGGCAAAGCGTCTACCTATTACGGTGATTCAGCAAGGTCAGGCTAGTATCAGCTTAAGTGATCTGGATGCCATGATGCCGGAACGTACTATTGCCTCAGCACGTAGTGAAAAAGTACAGCTGGCGGTGGTTGCTCGTATTAGTCACAGTGGTACTGCTGGTGCAGAGTCAGGTGACCTATCGGGTAACCCGGTAGTTATTGCAGCGGATCAAAATCAGGTCAATGTTGAGATCAATCAACAAGTACCCTAA
- the adk gene encoding adenylate kinase, with amino-acid sequence MMRIILLGPPGAGKGTQAQFISQEFDIPQISTGDMLRAAIKEGSELGKQAKDVMNAGGLVSDDLIIDLVKERISKPDCANGCILDGFPRTIPQAQALAEANVAIDHVIEISVPDDEIVKRLSGRRQHAGSGRVYHIDHNPPKQAGIDDVTGEALIQREDDKESTIRDRLATYHQQTSALVGFYQDKAKEQADAPKYDKFDGTQPIDEVKQQILSTLKG; translated from the coding sequence ATGATGCGTATTATTTTGCTAGGACCACCTGGCGCTGGTAAAGGCACTCAAGCACAGTTCATCTCACAAGAGTTTGATATCCCGCAAATCTCTACCGGTGATATGCTAAGAGCGGCGATTAAAGAGGGTAGTGAGCTTGGCAAACAAGCTAAAGATGTGATGAATGCAGGTGGTCTGGTTTCTGACGACCTTATTATTGACTTGGTAAAAGAGCGTATTAGCAAGCCTGACTGTGCCAATGGCTGCATCCTTGATGGCTTCCCGCGCACCATTCCACAGGCTCAAGCCCTTGCCGAAGCCAATGTTGCAATCGATCACGTGATCGAAATTAGTGTGCCAGATGACGAGATTGTTAAACGTCTCTCAGGTCGTCGCCAGCATGCAGGCTCAGGTCGGGTTTACCATATTGACCACAATCCGCCAAAACAAGCAGGCATCGATGATGTCACTGGCGAAGCGCTTATCCAGCGTGAAGACGATAAAGAGTCAACCATTCGTGATCGCTTAGCTACTTATCATCAGCAAACCTCGGCTTTGGTTGGTTTTTATCAAGATAAAGCTAAAGAGCAAGCCGATGCTCCTAAATATGATAAGTTCGATGGCACTCAACCTATTGACGAAGTGAAGCAGCAGATCCTATCTACTCTAAAAGGCTAA